GTGAAGAAGATTCCCCTTCAAACGTAGCTCCGTTAACGCCTCGAGCGTATGGAATGTGGTTGGCTTCAGCTGGGCGACGTTGTTGTAGCTAAGATCGAGCACCTGCAATCGATGTAACGCTTGTAACCAGTTTCCTTCGAGTGTAGCGATCCGATTCCAGCTCAGATTGAGAAATGTTAAGCTCTCCAGTGCCTCCAGTGAGTCCGGCTGGATGAACGTTATGGCGTTGTCACTCAACGACAGCCACACCAACTGTGTCACATCCAGGAACACGTCGCTCCGTACGGACGGCAACCGATTGCCGCTAATTGACAGCGACTTCAGGGCAGGCAGACCCGCGAGAGCCTTCTTCGGTACGTCGGCCAGCCAGTTGTTGTCCAAATGAAGTGAGGTTAGATTGGTGTACGATGCGAATGCCTGCTCTTGCACCGCAAGTGCTCCAACGGGTACGCGAAGTTGTTCCACCGCCAGTGGGCAGTGTCCACGGAGGAGGGCCGAGTC
Above is a genomic segment from Anopheles cruzii unplaced genomic scaffold, idAnoCruzAS_RS32_06 scaffold00845_ctg1, whole genome shotgun sequence containing:
- the LOC128276283 gene encoding leucine-rich repeat-containing G-protein coupled receptor 5-like; the protein is MGLFPFSPLVVAILLTASVLGAVQVSVPTPEIESTTNIWSTEDEDLADRKVAECVVEGQHPAIDSALLRGHCPLAVEQLRVPVGALAVQEQAFASYTNLTSLHLDNNWLADVPKKALAGLPALKSLSISGNRLPSVRSDVFLDVTQLVWLSLSDNAITFIQPDSLEALESLTFLNLSWNRIATLEGNWLQALHRLQVLDLSYNNVAQLKPTTFHTLEALTEL